From a region of the Clostridiales bacterium genome:
- a CDS encoding zf-HC2 domain-containing protein: MDCADVKDYMVEYIDKNLNDDLREKVASHLDICDDCFNEIKAIDKTAWKLEESVRNIKIPSDFLTGMYEKVLKDYNPKREANKKLLKAGSITGIAIAALLFVFFLVPKNERYRLLDVIDIAMSGKSYSNSYGAFGENLSISSTDRGIKITVVKVAADDIQTLIYFEIQGDENSAYYIQDGDVNIKEKVGSYGFMSYEYSANKQSICLMGLRPIDAENKVLHVKIGKIYKRMIKNGTEDIKADAIVGNWSFDVPFKKFKSRSYLLKSTAEIDGHKMQFKKLTVGLSCTVIDVDCQDRTFLNSIRYDLILKNGSENYRCMYNIPQIDVVTSTATEKLFFRTIYNDRIKDLSIYLGSHTDYMEDKDKTRVYIDFKGNFPMEFYYLGNKITVDNLKKDDDHIQFDIIEPEVRSYMDMSIGINQQDNSKNVLLGSSAYERTIIDEKGKKYDYDDVIKNYETKYKDKLFTAYALKTREEIGGIEKNQKGITISITGHSMIKKFDRTIPLKLYTN; the protein is encoded by the coding sequence AGGAAAGCGTGAGGAATATAAAAATTCCTTCTGATTTCCTGACCGGTATGTATGAAAAAGTATTAAAGGATTATAATCCAAAGAGAGAAGCAAATAAAAAGCTTTTGAAGGCGGGTTCCATAACAGGTATCGCCATTGCCGCGCTGCTGTTTGTCTTTTTCTTGGTGCCAAAAAATGAAAGATACAGATTATTGGATGTAATAGATATTGCGATGTCCGGTAAAAGTTATAGCAACTCATATGGCGCTTTCGGCGAGAATTTAAGCATATCGAGCACGGACAGAGGTATAAAGATTACGGTTGTCAAGGTTGCCGCAGACGACATACAGACTCTTATTTATTTTGAGATACAGGGTGATGAAAACAGCGCTTATTATATACAAGATGGAGATGTAAATATTAAAGAGAAAGTAGGAAGTTATGGTTTTATGTCATACGAGTATTCGGCTAATAAGCAAAGCATATGTCTGATGGGATTAAGACCCATCGACGCCGAAAATAAAGTACTCCATGTCAAAATCGGAAAGATATACAAAAGGATGATAAAAAATGGAACTGAGGATATAAAGGCAGATGCAATTGTAGGCAACTGGTCCTTTGATGTGCCCTTTAAAAAATTCAAGAGCAGATCTTATCTGTTAAAGAGCACCGCAGAGATAGATGGTCATAAAATGCAGTTTAAAAAGCTTACGGTCGGACTATCATGCACTGTAATCGATGTTGATTGCCAGGACAGGACATTTTTAAATTCTATTAGATATGACTTGATTCTTAAAAACGGAAGCGAGAATTACAGATGCATGTATAATATTCCACAAATAGATGTTGTTACTAGCACAGCGACAGAAAAGCTTTTTTTTAGAACTATATACAACGATAGAATTAAGGATTTGAGCATATATTTAGGCAGCCATACAGACTATATGGAGGATAAGGATAAAACAAGGGTTTATATCGATTTCAAGGGCAATTTTCCTATGGAATTTTATTACCTTGGAAATAAAATAACTGTCGATAATCTTAAAAAGGATGATGATCATATACAGTTTGATATAATAGAGCCTGAAGTGAGGAGCTATATGGATATGTCCATTGGTATAAATCAGCAGGATAATAGTAAAAATGTGCTTTTAGGCTCATCTGCATATGAGAGAACAATTATAGATGAAAAAGGTAAAAAGTACGATTATGATGATGTGATTAAAAACTATGAAACAAAATATAAAGATAAATTATTTACAGCGTACGCTCTAAAGACAAGGGAGGAGATAGGCGGCATAGAAAAGAATCAAAAGGGCATAACGATTTCCATAACCGGCCACAGCATGATTAAAAAGTTTGACAGGACGATACCGTTAAAACTTTATACGAACTAA